One Halobacterium sp. DL1 DNA window includes the following coding sequences:
- a CDS encoding translation initiation factor eIF-2B subunit 2, protein MPVPEVERTAEDIADMEIRGAATIAEAAADALEAQAHASEAATPEAFEAELRAAARRLRDTRPTAVSLPNALRYVLREVEGDTVEALRASTIEATASFRDQLERAQDDLGDIGANRLQDGDTVMTHCHSTDALACVRAALDDGKHIEAIVKETRPRKQGHITAKQLREWDVPVTVVVDNAARRYLDDCDHVLVGADSIAADGSVINKIGTSMLAVAARERGTPIMVAAQTLKLHPDTLTGHTVEIEMRDEAEVLSAEDRAEIGGEEGLTVENPAFDVTPPRYVDAIVTERGQFPPESIVILMRELYGEATAEPWADQ, encoded by the coding sequence ATGCCCGTACCGGAGGTCGAGCGAACGGCAGAGGACATCGCCGACATGGAGATTCGGGGGGCGGCCACCATCGCCGAGGCCGCCGCGGATGCGCTGGAGGCCCAGGCACACGCCAGCGAGGCGGCCACGCCCGAGGCGTTCGAGGCGGAACTGCGCGCGGCGGCCCGCCGCCTCCGCGACACCCGGCCGACGGCGGTGAGCCTGCCGAACGCGCTCCGGTACGTCCTCCGGGAGGTCGAGGGCGACACCGTCGAAGCGCTCCGGGCGTCGACCATCGAGGCCACGGCGTCGTTCCGCGACCAGCTCGAGCGCGCCCAGGACGACCTCGGCGACATCGGTGCGAACCGCCTGCAGGACGGCGACACCGTGATGACCCACTGCCACTCCACGGACGCGCTGGCCTGCGTGCGCGCCGCCCTCGACGACGGCAAGCACATCGAGGCCATCGTGAAAGAGACGCGCCCGCGAAAGCAGGGCCACATCACCGCGAAACAGCTCCGCGAATGGGACGTCCCCGTCACCGTCGTCGTGGACAACGCCGCGCGGCGCTACCTCGACGACTGCGACCACGTCCTCGTCGGCGCGGACTCCATCGCCGCGGACGGCTCCGTCATCAACAAGATTGGAACCAGCATGCTCGCCGTTGCCGCCCGCGAGCGCGGCACGCCCATCATGGTGGCCGCCCAGACGCTGAAGCTCCACCCGGACACCCTCACCGGCCACACCGTCGAGATCGAGATGCGCGACGAGGCCGAGGTGCTGTCCGCGGAGGACCGCGCGGAGATCGGCGGCGAGGAGGGACTCACCGTCGAGAACCCCGCATTCGACGTGACGCCGCCGCGCTACGTCGACGCCATCGTCACCGAGCGCGGCCAGTTCCCGCCCGAGAGCATCGTCATCCTGATGCGGGAACTGTACGGGGAGGCGACCGCGGAACCCTGGGCGGACCAGTAG
- a CDS encoding spermine synthase, producing MSRVPRLTRAEAAVFTAGAASMGLELLAGRLVTPTFGGSIYVWGSVIGVFLTALSVGYAVGGRTARYASPALLVSVLAASAAFAAAVVVGGEAVVELSATLPIPTRYAAVPSVVLLFGPLTFLVGLVSPYGAELSAAESRGAASGRVYALGTIGSIIGTFGTTFVLIPALDVTVIAALFGGLLLVAALLVAEPTPRAVGKLGVTALVLLSATVVGVYGVNVGEDTLYQDQTAYSELRVGEDDGVRTLFLDGVRHSAMYTDDRDGYVFEYSKYAHVPMLWQDDVDRVLFVGGGGFSGPKRFAKEYDVTVDVVEIDPGVVHAAREYFEVSEGPQFNIHVEDGRRFLEETNHTYDLVVLDAYQRDAVPFHLTTVEFMELAASKLDDDGALVANVISARSGTGSAFFRAELKTIHRAFPHVYAFPTSDTRALQNIEIVATKGQPWSQAGLAALAEDRDVGVDLTGAVTQYTHPSEVETSDVPVLTDDHAPVDALLQGQTGKRYVVLQNNSTSTQALRPVA from the coding sequence GTGTCTCGGGTCCCGCGCCTCACTCGTGCGGAAGCCGCGGTGTTCACCGCGGGCGCCGCCAGCATGGGGCTTGAGCTGCTCGCGGGTCGGCTCGTCACGCCGACGTTCGGGGGCAGCATCTACGTCTGGGGGAGCGTCATCGGCGTCTTCCTCACCGCACTCAGTGTCGGCTACGCCGTCGGCGGAAGAACTGCGAGGTACGCGTCGCCCGCGTTGCTAGTCTCCGTTCTCGCGGCGTCCGCCGCCTTCGCCGCCGCCGTCGTGGTCGGCGGCGAGGCCGTCGTGGAGCTCTCCGCGACGCTGCCGATTCCGACGCGCTACGCCGCGGTCCCCTCGGTCGTCCTCCTCTTCGGCCCGCTGACGTTCCTCGTGGGGCTGGTGAGCCCGTACGGCGCGGAGCTCTCGGCCGCCGAGAGCAGGGGTGCGGCGTCCGGCCGCGTCTACGCACTCGGCACTATCGGTAGCATCATCGGCACGTTCGGGACGACGTTCGTCCTCATCCCGGCGCTCGACGTGACTGTCATTGCGGCGCTGTTCGGTGGGCTACTGCTGGTCGCCGCGCTGCTGGTCGCCGAGCCCACGCCGCGGGCCGTCGGCAAACTCGGCGTGACCGCGCTCGTGTTGCTCTCGGCCACCGTCGTCGGCGTCTACGGCGTGAACGTCGGCGAGGACACCCTCTATCAGGACCAGACGGCCTACTCCGAACTCCGCGTCGGGGAGGACGACGGGGTGCGCACGCTCTTCCTCGACGGCGTCCGCCACTCGGCGATGTACACGGACGACCGCGACGGCTACGTCTTCGAGTACAGCAAGTACGCCCACGTCCCGATGCTGTGGCAGGACGACGTCGACCGGGTGCTGTTCGTCGGGGGCGGCGGCTTCTCCGGCCCGAAGCGGTTCGCCAAGGAGTACGACGTCACCGTCGACGTCGTGGAGATAGACCCCGGCGTCGTCCACGCCGCTCGCGAGTACTTCGAGGTCAGCGAGGGGCCACAGTTCAACATTCACGTCGAGGACGGGCGCCGGTTCCTCGAGGAGACGAACCACACGTACGACCTCGTCGTCCTCGACGCCTACCAGCGCGACGCCGTCCCCTTCCACCTCACCACCGTCGAGTTCATGGAACTCGCCGCGTCGAAACTCGACGACGACGGCGCGCTGGTCGCCAACGTCATCAGCGCGCGTTCGGGGACGGGGTCGGCGTTCTTCCGCGCCGAACTGAAGACGATACACCGCGCGTTCCCCCACGTCTACGCGTTCCCGACGAGCGACACCCGCGCCCTCCAGAACATCGAAATCGTCGCGACGAAGGGCCAGCCCTGGTCCCAGGCGGGACTCGCGGCGCTCGCCGAGGACCGCGACGTGGGCGTCGACCTGACCGGCGCCGTCACGCAGTACACCCACCCCAGCGAGGTCGAGACGAGCGACGTGCCCGTTCTCACCGACGACCACGCGCCCGTCGACGCGCTCCTGCAGGGCCAGACGGGAAAGCGCTATGTCGTGCTCCAGAACAACTCCACGTCGACGCAGGCGCTGCGGCCGGTGGCGTAG
- a CDS encoding sugar kinase, translating into MVRVVAAGHVNWDVTLRVDSLPEPDGEAQLVSQRRSGGGSAANVACALAGFDVDTGIVGSVGDDENGLLARRELEAADVDLRGLRVVADAETSVKYLVVDADGEVMVLGNDGANEAVEPGDVDAEHVESAAHLHLTSQRPDTAAHLAALASEAGATVSFDPGRRLDERNYSDAIALADVLFVNDREALAVLDEQASYAESALSDRVVVVKHGADGATVHKPDCSYDHPGFDVETVDTTGSGDAFAAGFLAVLLDHPEDHERALEFANACGALAAQSEGARTAPTRGATESFLDGQF; encoded by the coding sequence ATGGTCAGAGTCGTCGCCGCCGGTCACGTCAACTGGGACGTGACGCTCCGCGTGGACTCCCTCCCGGAGCCCGACGGCGAGGCGCAACTCGTCTCTCAGCGGCGCTCCGGGGGCGGGAGCGCCGCCAACGTCGCCTGCGCGCTCGCGGGCTTCGACGTCGACACCGGCATCGTCGGGAGCGTCGGCGACGACGAGAACGGTCTGCTCGCGCGCCGCGAACTGGAGGCCGCCGACGTCGACCTGCGGGGCCTCCGCGTCGTCGCCGACGCCGAGACGAGCGTGAAGTATCTCGTCGTCGACGCCGACGGCGAGGTGATGGTGCTCGGCAACGACGGCGCCAACGAAGCCGTCGAACCCGGAGACGTCGACGCGGAGCACGTCGAGTCCGCGGCCCACCTCCACCTCACCAGCCAGCGCCCCGACACGGCCGCCCACCTCGCGGCGCTGGCCTCCGAGGCCGGCGCCACCGTCTCCTTCGACCCGGGGCGGCGCCTCGACGAACGGAACTACTCGGACGCCATCGCGCTCGCCGACGTGCTGTTCGTCAACGACCGGGAGGCGCTGGCGGTGCTCGACGAGCAGGCGTCGTACGCCGAGTCCGCGCTCAGCGACCGCGTCGTCGTCGTGAAACACGGCGCCGACGGCGCCACCGTCCACAAGCCCGACTGCTCGTACGACCACCCGGGCTTCGACGTGGAGACGGTGGACACGACGGGGTCGGGCGACGCCTTCGCCGCCGGCTTCCTCGCCGTCCTCCTCGACCACCCCGAGGACCACGAGCGCGCCCTGGAGTTCGCCAACGCCTGCGGCGCGCTCGCAGCCCAGTCGGAGGGCGCCCGCACTGCGCCGACCCGCGGGGCGACGGAGTCGTTCCTCGACGGCCAGTTCTGA
- a CDS encoding uridine phosphorylase gives MAKQPHLLVEEGDVHETALIPGDPGRVDRIAGHCDDSEVVAENREYKVVNATYDGVDLTICSTGIGCPSAAIAVEELARVGVETFIRVGTIGGLQEHVEIGDMIVATGAAKEEGTSKRYESEVYPAVPDYDVLTSLVDASEANDEEVHVGPIVSDDAFYNESDEYVADWNDAGLLAIEMEAATVFSLARRRGLAAGAICTVDGNLVAGTQKGADSDDELPDKAKNNVARAIDIALDAVTELA, from the coding sequence ATGGCAAAACAGCCCCACCTGCTCGTCGAGGAGGGTGACGTCCACGAGACCGCGCTGATTCCGGGCGACCCCGGCCGCGTCGACCGCATCGCCGGCCACTGCGACGACAGCGAGGTCGTCGCGGAGAACCGCGAGTACAAGGTCGTCAACGCCACCTACGACGGCGTCGACCTCACCATCTGCTCGACCGGCATCGGCTGCCCGTCGGCCGCCATCGCCGTCGAGGAACTCGCCCGCGTGGGCGTCGAGACGTTCATCCGCGTCGGCACCATCGGCGGCCTCCAAGAGCACGTCGAGATCGGTGACATGATCGTCGCCACCGGCGCCGCCAAGGAGGAGGGAACGAGCAAGCGCTACGAGTCGGAAGTCTACCCCGCCGTCCCGGACTACGACGTCCTCACGAGCCTCGTGGACGCCTCCGAGGCAAACGACGAAGAGGTGCACGTCGGCCCCATCGTCAGCGACGACGCGTTCTACAACGAGTCCGACGAGTACGTCGCGGACTGGAACGACGCCGGTCTGCTCGCCATCGAGATGGAGGCCGCCACCGTCTTCTCCCTGGCCCGCCGCCGCGGTCTAGCCGCTGGTGCCATCTGTACCGTCGACGGCAACCTCGTCGCCGGCACCCAGAAAGGCGCGGACTCCGACGACGAACTCCCGGACAAGGCGAAGAACAACGTCGCGCGCGCCATCGACATCGCACTGGACGCGGTCACCGAACTGGCGTAG
- a CDS encoding deoxyribose-phosphate aldolase yields the protein MNREELAASIDHTVLGPETTPGDVERVVDEAVEYGMNVCIPPCYVADARDYAPEDLTVATVIGFPHGQNATEAKAAEASLAHEDGADELDVVVNVGRLQTGEHDAVREDLEAVVDATPLPVKVIIETALLDDDEKHAACEAAEDAGADMVKTSTGFADGGAEVPDVELMSDYLPVKASGGVGNYEQAQAMFDAGAVRIGASSGVAIVDSYDG from the coding sequence ATGAACCGCGAGGAACTTGCCGCCAGCATCGACCACACGGTCCTCGGGCCGGAGACGACGCCCGGCGACGTCGAGCGCGTCGTCGACGAGGCCGTCGAGTACGGGATGAACGTCTGCATCCCACCGTGCTACGTTGCCGACGCCCGCGACTACGCACCCGAGGACCTGACGGTAGCCACCGTCATCGGCTTCCCGCACGGCCAGAACGCGACCGAGGCGAAGGCCGCGGAGGCCAGCCTCGCCCACGAGGACGGCGCCGACGAACTCGACGTCGTCGTCAACGTCGGCCGCCTGCAGACAGGCGAGCACGACGCCGTCCGCGAGGACCTCGAAGCGGTCGTGGACGCCACGCCGCTCCCCGTGAAGGTCATCATCGAGACGGCGCTGCTCGACGACGACGAGAAGCACGCGGCCTGCGAGGCCGCAGAGGACGCGGGCGCTGACATGGTGAAGACGTCGACGGGGTTCGCCGACGGCGGCGCCGAGGTGCCGGACGTCGAACTGATGAGCGACTACCTCCCGGTGAAGGCCAGCGGCGGCGTCGGGAACTACGAGCAGGCGCAAGCGATGTTCGACGCGGGCGCGGTCCGCATCGGCGCCTCCTCCGGCGTCGCCATCGTCGACAGCTACGACGGCTAG